The following coding sequences lie in one Sedimentibacter sp. MB35-C1 genomic window:
- the ligA gene encoding NAD-dependent DNA ligase LigA, producing the protein MDDKLLLMKEKISLLNKANKAYYQENTEIMSNYEYDKLYDELLKLEKETGIVLSNSPSINVGYELLTSLPKEPHEKPMLSLDKTKNAAALKEWLGANEGLLSWKLDGLTIVMTYVGGNLVKAVTRGNGEVGEVITNNARVFINIPLNISYKGTLVLRGEAVISYSDFTKINSEIHEAEAKYKNPRNLCSGSVRQLNNRITAERNVQFYGFSLVKAEGKNFDNSREEQLRWLSSLGFSVVEHKKVDSTNILDEIKWFEEHISENDLPSDGLVLTYNNIEYGESLGSTAKFPRDSIAFKWSDEIKETVLMEIEWSASRTGLINPIAVFEPVELEGTTVSRASVHNLSIMENLELGVGDTIRVYKANMIIPQISDNLTRSGNAKIPHSCPVCGGETKIKDENEIKTLYCMNENCLAKQIKSFTHFVSRDAINIEGLSEATIEKLIAKGMIKELADIFHIGNFKTTIVQMEGFGEKSFENLVKSVNNARKTTAARLLYSLGIANIGLSNARLICKKFNDDWYRIENAELEELTEIPGVGEVMAANYIKFFNDENKRQIVKDILKEVELERSEKNTSEQIFENINFVITGSVEKFKNRDELKALIEKHGGKVTGSVTTKTNYLINNDNTSNSSKNKKAKELEIPIITEDEFIERFNVDIESK; encoded by the coding sequence ATGGATGATAAGCTTCTGTTGATGAAGGAAAAAATAAGTTTGTTAAACAAAGCCAATAAGGCATATTATCAGGAGAATACAGAAATAATGTCCAACTATGAATATGACAAGCTCTATGATGAGCTTTTGAAGTTGGAAAAAGAAACCGGCATAGTACTATCCAACAGCCCATCAATTAATGTGGGTTATGAGCTGCTTACAAGTCTTCCAAAAGAGCCGCACGAGAAACCTATGCTTTCATTGGATAAAACAAAAAATGCCGCTGCATTGAAGGAATGGCTTGGTGCAAATGAAGGATTGTTGTCATGGAAGCTTGACGGATTGACTATAGTTATGACATATGTTGGAGGAAACCTTGTTAAAGCTGTTACCAGAGGCAATGGAGAGGTTGGAGAGGTAATAACTAATAATGCCAGGGTATTCATCAATATACCTCTGAATATTAGCTACAAGGGGACATTGGTTTTGAGAGGAGAAGCTGTAATAAGCTATTCTGATTTTACAAAAATTAATAGCGAGATACATGAGGCGGAAGCAAAATATAAAAACCCCAGAAATTTATGCAGCGGTTCTGTAAGGCAGCTGAACAACAGAATAACGGCAGAAAGAAATGTACAATTTTATGGATTCTCTCTTGTGAAAGCAGAAGGAAAGAACTTTGATAATTCAAGAGAAGAACAGTTACGCTGGCTTAGCAGTTTGGGGTTTTCTGTTGTAGAACACAAAAAGGTGGATTCAACAAATATATTAGATGAGATTAAGTGGTTTGAAGAACACATAAGTGAAAATGATCTGCCTTCCGATGGACTGGTTCTGACATATAATAATATTGAATACGGCGAATCGCTTGGGTCTACAGCTAAATTTCCCAGAGACTCCATAGCTTTTAAATGGAGTGACGAAATTAAAGAAACCGTACTGATGGAAATTGAATGGAGCGCTTCAAGAACGGGATTGATTAATCCAATTGCTGTATTTGAGCCGGTGGAGCTTGAAGGAACAACCGTCAGCCGTGCAAGCGTGCATAATTTAAGCATTATGGAAAATCTTGAACTGGGTGTGGGCGACACCATAAGGGTGTACAAGGCAAATATGATAATTCCTCAAATATCTGATAACCTTACAAGAAGTGGAAATGCAAAAATTCCGCACAGCTGCCCTGTATGCGGAGGAGAGACAAAGATTAAGGATGAAAATGAAATAAAAACTCTTTATTGCATGAACGAAAATTGTCTTGCAAAGCAGATAAAGTCATTCACTCATTTTGTGAGCAGAGATGCAATAAATATTGAAGGATTGTCGGAGGCTACAATAGAGAAGCTGATTGCAAAAGGTATGATAAAAGAATTGGCGGATATATTTCATATAGGTAATTTTAAGACTACAATAGTTCAAATGGAAGGCTTTGGCGAAAAGTCTTTTGAAAATTTAGTTAAGTCTGTAAATAATGCAAGGAAAACCACAGCGGCAAGACTTTTGTACAGCCTTGGGATAGCTAATATAGGGCTTTCAAATGCCAGACTCATATGCAAGAAATTTAATGATGACTGGTATAGAATTGAAAATGCGGAGTTAGAAGAGTTGACTGAAATTCCAGGTGTAGGAGAGGTTATGGCTGCCAATTATATTAAGTTTTTTAATGACGAAAACAAGAGGCAGATTGTAAAAGACATCCTTAAGGAAGTTGAATTGGAAAGGTCAGAAAAAAATACATCCGAACAGATATTTGAAAATATAAACTTTGTTATAACAGGATCAGTTGAAAAATTTAAAAACAGGGATGAGTTGAAAGCCTTAATTGAAAAACATGGAGGCAAGGTCACAGGTTCAGTTACTACAAAAACAAATTACCTTATAAATAATGATAATACATCAAATTCTTCTAAAAATAAAAAGGCTAAGGAATTGGAAATACCTATAATTACTGAAGATGAGTTCATTGAAAGGTTCAATGTCGATATTGAATCTAAGTAG
- a CDS encoding pyruvate carboxylase yields MKNFKRILVANRGEIAIRVFRACEELGIRSVAIYSEEDRNSLFRTKADEAYQIGKGKKPVDAYLGIDEIINLAKSKGVDAIHPGYGFLSENVEFARRCEEEGIVFIGPDHVMMSKLGDKIKSKIVANSVGVPTIPGIEEAVKSENDAKKFADFCGYPVILKASAGGGGRGMRIAWREEDLLREFRSAQSEARKAFGIDDIFIEKYLERPKHIEVQVLGDNYGNIVHLFERDCSIQRRHQKVVEFTPALSITLEQREAICSDALKLAGAVNYRNAGTLEFLVDKHGNHYFIEMNPRIQVEHTVSEMVTGVDIVQSQILIAQGFRLDSNEINIKSQDDIKQNGYAIQCRVTTEDPANNFAPDTGKIDVYRTGSGFGIRLDGGNGFTGAVISPYYDSLLVKVISHGRTFNDAVNKSARALKELEIHGVKTNIGFLLNVLNHETFKKGQCDTGFIADNPSLLNVRGGEDKELKVLNYIGNIVVNETKGLKPQFDVPRVPELKKDNKSKQELKQLLDTKGPKEVSKYVLNQKRLFLTDTTMRDAHQSLMATRVRTVDMEKIAPAMDNMASDLFSVEMWGGATFDVAYRFLKEDPWERLRTLRQKMPNILFQMLLRGANAVGYKNYPDNVIREFVKASAKEGIDVYRIFDSLNWIEGMEVAIDEVLNQNKIVEASICYTGDILDEKRDKYTLKYYVDMAKKLEKRGAHVLAIKDMSALLKPMAADKLIRALKNELSIPVHLHTHDTSGNGVVTVYSAANAGVDIVDTAFNSMAGLTSQPPLNSVIAALNNTERDTMLDLDDMQKISDYWEAVRPVYHKFESGLKTGTAEIYKYEIPGGQYSNLKPQVESFGMGHRFEEVKDMFKTVNEMLGDIVKVTPSSKAVGDMAIFMVQNELTSENIYEKAKDMDFPDSIVSYFEGMMGQPEGGFPEKLQNLVLKDKEPIKCRPGELLPPEDFDSIKNMLREKHGLEGTDEEALSYALYPKVFEDYIKDQKEQGSFRLMGSDIFFHGLEEGETCEVKIAEGQKLSIKLVEVKANDDGTKDLAFEANGNRRVITVKDKNAVNLKAASTEKVMADTGNQYEIGANIPGNVYKILVKQGDKVEAGQPVAVLEAMKMETNVLAPLAGTVAKIHVKEGQRVVAGELIAELE; encoded by the coding sequence ATGAAAAATTTTAAAAGAATTCTGGTAGCAAACCGCGGCGAAATTGCCATCAGAGTTTTCAGAGCATGTGAAGAGCTTGGCATAAGAAGCGTCGCAATTTATTCTGAAGAAGACAGAAATTCGCTTTTTAGAACAAAAGCTGATGAAGCGTATCAAATAGGTAAAGGTAAAAAGCCTGTTGATGCTTATCTTGGCATTGATGAAATAATAAACCTTGCAAAATCTAAGGGCGTTGATGCTATACATCCAGGTTACGGATTCTTATCAGAAAATGTGGAATTTGCACGTAGATGTGAAGAAGAGGGTATTGTGTTTATAGGTCCTGACCATGTGATGATGAGCAAGCTGGGCGATAAAATTAAATCCAAGATAGTTGCAAATTCTGTTGGAGTTCCTACAATTCCAGGAATTGAAGAAGCTGTTAAATCAGAAAACGATGCAAAAAAATTTGCTGATTTCTGTGGGTACCCGGTAATTTTGAAAGCTTCAGCAGGTGGTGGCGGAAGAGGTATGCGAATAGCATGGCGTGAAGAAGATCTTTTAAGAGAGTTCAGAAGTGCTCAGAGTGAAGCAAGGAAGGCATTTGGCATTGATGATATATTTATAGAAAAATATCTTGAAAGACCAAAACATATAGAAGTACAGGTTCTCGGTGATAATTACGGCAATATAGTTCACTTATTTGAAAGAGACTGTTCTATTCAAAGAAGGCATCAAAAAGTAGTTGAATTTACACCTGCTTTAAGTATAACGCTTGAGCAAAGAGAAGCTATATGCAGTGATGCACTGAAGCTTGCTGGAGCGGTAAATTACAGGAATGCTGGGACACTTGAGTTTTTAGTGGATAAACACGGCAATCACTATTTTATTGAGATGAACCCTCGAATTCAGGTTGAGCATACAGTATCTGAAATGGTAACAGGTGTAGATATTGTTCAATCACAGATACTTATAGCACAGGGATTCAGATTGGATTCCAATGAAATAAACATTAAGTCTCAGGATGATATAAAGCAAAACGGATATGCCATACAGTGCAGGGTAACTACAGAAGATCCCGCAAATAACTTTGCTCCTGATACAGGAAAAATAGATGTATACAGAACAGGATCTGGATTTGGTATAAGACTTGATGGAGGAAACGGGTTCACCGGAGCAGTTATAAGCCCATACTATGACAGCCTCTTAGTTAAGGTTATTTCTCACGGAAGAACATTTAACGATGCTGTCAATAAAAGTGCGAGAGCACTGAAAGAGCTTGAAATACACGGTGTAAAAACAAATATAGGTTTTCTTTTAAATGTGCTGAACCATGAAACATTTAAAAAGGGTCAGTGCGACACAGGATTCATAGCAGATAACCCGTCACTGCTAAATGTTAGAGGCGGAGAAGATAAAGAATTAAAGGTATTGAATTATATAGGAAATATTGTTGTCAATGAGACAAAGGGGTTGAAGCCTCAGTTCGATGTACCAAGAGTTCCTGAACTGAAAAAAGACAATAAATCAAAGCAAGAGTTGAAACAACTTTTGGATACAAAAGGACCTAAGGAAGTTTCAAAATATGTCCTAAACCAAAAACGACTATTTTTAACAGATACGACAATGCGAGATGCTCATCAATCACTTATGGCTACAAGGGTAAGAACTGTTGATATGGAGAAAATAGCTCCTGCTATGGATAATATGGCAAGCGACTTGTTTTCAGTTGAAATGTGGGGTGGAGCTACATTTGACGTTGCATATAGATTCTTGAAAGAAGATCCATGGGAAAGACTAAGAACATTAAGACAGAAAATGCCGAATATTTTGTTCCAGATGTTGTTAAGAGGAGCAAATGCGGTTGGGTATAAAAATTATCCTGACAATGTAATAAGAGAGTTCGTTAAGGCATCTGCAAAAGAAGGAATAGATGTGTATCGTATATTTGATTCTCTGAACTGGATTGAGGGTATGGAAGTGGCCATCGATGAGGTTCTTAACCAGAATAAAATAGTTGAAGCCAGCATCTGTTATACAGGTGACATACTTGATGAAAAAAGAGATAAGTACACATTGAAATATTATGTGGATATGGCAAAGAAGCTTGAAAAAAGAGGAGCGCATGTGCTTGCAATAAAAGACATGTCTGCACTTTTAAAACCAATGGCTGCTGATAAGCTTATAAGAGCCTTAAAAAATGAACTGTCAATACCCGTTCATCTTCATACTCACGATACAAGCGGAAACGGAGTTGTAACAGTTTATTCGGCCGCTAATGCAGGAGTGGATATTGTTGATACTGCATTTAACTCAATGGCGGGGCTTACAAGTCAGCCTCCTTTGAACTCTGTTATTGCAGCACTGAACAATACAGAAAGAGACACTATGCTCGATTTGGATGATATGCAAAAAATTTCTGATTATTGGGAAGCTGTTCGACCTGTATACCATAAGTTTGAGTCCGGATTAAAAACAGGTACAGCAGAAATATACAAATATGAAATTCCTGGAGGACAATATTCGAACCTTAAGCCACAGGTTGAAAGCTTTGGTATGGGACACAGGTTTGAAGAAGTCAAGGATATGTTTAAGACAGTTAATGAGATGCTTGGTGATATCGTAAAGGTTACACCGTCATCAAAAGCCGTAGGAGATATGGCAATATTTATGGTTCAAAATGAACTTACTTCAGAAAATATTTATGAAAAAGCAAAAGATATGGACTTCCCAGACTCAATTGTATCATACTTTGAAGGTATGATGGGTCAGCCGGAGGGTGGATTCCCAGAAAAACTTCAGAACCTTGTTTTAAAGGATAAGGAGCCTATTAAATGTAGACCTGGCGAACTTCTGCCACCAGAAGATTTTGATTCTATAAAAAATATGCTGAGAGAAAAACACGGACTTGAAGGAACGGATGAAGAGGCGCTGAGCTATGCATTGTATCCGAAAGTGTTTGAAGACTACATTAAAGACCAAAAAGAGCAGGGAAGTTTTAGGCTTATGGGAAGTGATATTTTCTTCCACGGTCTTGAAGAAGGAGAAACATGCGAGGTTAAAATTGCTGAAGGCCAGAAGCTTAGTATCAAGCTTGTGGAAGTAAAAGCTAATGATGACGGAACAAAGGATCTTGCATTTGAGGCAAACGGAAATAGAAGAGTAATAACAGTAAAAGATAAAAATGCCGTTAACTTAAAAGCTGCTTCTACTGAGAAAGTTATGGCTGATACAGGTAATCAATACGAAATAGGAGCAAACATACCAGGCAATGTTTATAAAATTCTTGTAAAACAGGGTGATAAAGTTGAAGCGGGTCAACCTGTTGCAGTATTGGAAGCAATGAAAATGGAAACAAATGTATTGGCACCGTTGGCAGGAACAGTTGCAAAAATTCATGTCAAAGAAGGTCAAAGAGTAGTTGCTGGAGAGTTAATAGCAGAATTAGAATAA
- a CDS encoding carbon-nitrogen hydrolase family protein → MDKFNAALLQMKVYDNKEKNIKNAVNLIEKVSREGADLAVLPEMFCCPYDSSYFKKFSEEQGGPAYEALRAVAERTGIYVVAGTIPESEGDKIYNTSYVFDGNGKQIAKHRKMHLFDIDVKGGQYFKESDTFTPGKDVTIFETKFCRIGLAVCYDIRFPELSRLIAAGEAEVIIYPAAFNMTTGPAHWELNFRSRALDNQVYTIGVAPARDMESSYHSYGNSLVVSPWGNVLNRMDEKEGYIIQEIDLDYVKKVRSELPLLKHVRNDIYSLRKI, encoded by the coding sequence ATGGATAAATTTAATGCGGCCTTGCTGCAGATGAAGGTTTATGATAATAAAGAAAAAAACATTAAAAATGCAGTGAATTTAATTGAAAAAGTTTCAAGAGAAGGTGCTGATTTGGCCGTGCTGCCGGAAATGTTTTGCTGCCCTTACGATAGTTCATATTTTAAAAAATTTAGCGAAGAACAGGGAGGTCCTGCCTACGAAGCTTTAAGAGCGGTTGCAGAGCGTACAGGAATATATGTGGTGGCTGGAACCATACCTGAATCGGAAGGAGATAAAATATATAATACCTCATATGTTTTTGACGGAAATGGTAAACAAATAGCAAAGCATAGGAAGATGCATTTGTTTGATATAGATGTAAAGGGGGGGCAGTATTTCAAAGAATCAGATACCTTTACGCCGGGAAAAGATGTAACAATTTTTGAAACAAAATTTTGCAGAATAGGGCTTGCTGTATGTTACGACATAAGATTTCCTGAGCTGAGCAGATTAATTGCTGCGGGAGAAGCGGAAGTAATAATTTACCCTGCGGCATTTAATATGACAACAGGTCCGGCTCATTGGGAGCTTAATTTCAGGTCGAGGGCTCTGGACAACCAAGTATATACAATAGGTGTTGCACCGGCAAGAGATATGGAGTCGTCATATCATTCATACGGAAATTCCTTAGTTGTGTCGCCGTGGGGCAATGTTTTAAACAGAATGGACGAAAAAGAGGGATACATAATTCAGGAAATTGATTTAGATTATGTAAAAAAAGTGAGAAGTGAACTTCCGCTATTAAAGCACGTAAGAAATGATATTTACTCACTTAGGAAAATCTAG
- a CDS encoding ATP-dependent helicase, with protein sequence MELLNKLNEKQREAASHDKGPILVIAGAGTGKTRVLTHRIAYLIEEGKAMPWEILAITFTNKAANEMKERIAQLIDYDIDRMWIGTFHSVCVRILRKNIERLGYDSNFVIYDTNDQKIIIKDCIKELDIDSKKYNVNSIKAVISAEKNNRRLPDKFIAENYTDFYKRNVGEVYSLYEKKLKKANALDFDDLLIKTLKLIETEPDIKKFYQERFKYILVDEYQDTNLIQYSLVKILGQKPDGESNVFVVGDEDQSIYGWRGADINNILNFEKDFAGAKVVKLEKNYRSTNIILNVANGVIKNNCQRKGKNLFTDCDNGNLIRIMETDNEKDEAFTVAALMRKERRDNNISYADMAVLYRTNAQSRALEEGLIREGIPYKIVGGLKFYERKEIKDIMAYLMLIYNQKDDISFDRIINVPRRKIGAKTVELITRHSYDAGVSKFEACFDTDLLNLSASAEKSVEGFVSMIEMLMIKKDVISVSEFIQEVYESTGYKSMLEEDDSVEGRSRIENIDEFMSAAKDFEERYEENSIEDFLAHVSLLADVDKTDETKVDTVTLMTVHAAKGLEFDTVFVTGLEEGTFPIIHQDELDDDLEEERRLFYVAVTRAKRMLYITHADDRMRFGNHEMKMGSRFLKEIPEDCIEESDPRTFAARKVERLENEDFPVNSSKQQSHFTKNKFFKGGFDIGKKEDKPKLKSDKIMPGDRVMHKAWGIGTVVQIKDDGDSKVIVIAFENKGLKNLNLEYAPIEKI encoded by the coding sequence ATGGAATTATTAAATAAATTGAATGAAAAGCAAAGAGAAGCGGCTTCGCATGACAAAGGCCCCATACTTGTTATAGCAGGAGCTGGTACGGGTAAGACTCGTGTGCTTACGCATAGGATCGCGTATCTTATTGAAGAGGGAAAAGCAATGCCATGGGAAATACTTGCCATTACGTTTACTAATAAGGCTGCAAATGAAATGAAGGAAAGAATTGCCCAGCTTATTGATTATGACATTGACAGAATGTGGATCGGAACTTTTCACTCAGTGTGTGTGAGAATATTAAGAAAAAATATTGAAAGACTAGGATATGATAGTAATTTTGTCATTTATGATACAAACGATCAGAAAATTATAATAAAAGACTGCATAAAGGAATTAGATATTGACTCTAAAAAGTATAATGTTAATTCTATTAAAGCGGTAATAAGTGCGGAAAAGAATAACAGGAGACTTCCTGATAAGTTTATAGCGGAAAATTATACGGATTTTTATAAAAGGAATGTGGGAGAGGTATATTCGCTTTATGAGAAAAAGCTGAAGAAAGCAAATGCTCTTGATTTTGATGATCTTCTTATAAAAACTCTAAAACTTATAGAAACAGAGCCGGATATAAAAAAATTCTATCAGGAGAGATTTAAGTACATTCTTGTAGACGAGTATCAAGATACTAATTTAATTCAGTACAGCCTTGTTAAAATTTTAGGGCAGAAACCTGACGGTGAAAGCAATGTATTTGTTGTAGGTGATGAGGATCAGTCCATATACGGATGGAGAGGAGCGGATATCAACAATATTCTTAATTTTGAAAAGGACTTTGCAGGTGCAAAGGTTGTAAAGCTCGAAAAAAATTACCGCTCAACAAATATTATACTGAATGTTGCCAATGGAGTCATAAAGAATAATTGTCAGAGGAAGGGTAAAAATCTGTTTACTGATTGCGATAACGGGAATCTCATAAGAATCATGGAGACTGACAATGAAAAGGATGAGGCATTTACAGTTGCTGCATTAATGAGAAAAGAAAGAAGAGACAATAATATCAGCTATGCCGATATGGCTGTTTTGTACAGAACAAATGCACAGTCGAGGGCGCTTGAAGAGGGATTGATTCGCGAGGGCATACCATATAAAATTGTTGGAGGACTTAAGTTCTACGAAAGAAAAGAAATTAAGGATATAATGGCGTACTTGATGCTTATTTACAATCAAAAGGATGATATAAGCTTTGACAGAATAATTAATGTACCAAGAAGAAAAATCGGTGCGAAAACTGTAGAATTGATAACACGGCATTCATATGATGCAGGTGTTTCAAAATTTGAAGCCTGTTTTGATACGGATCTGCTAAATTTATCTGCATCTGCTGAAAAAAGCGTAGAAGGCTTTGTTTCCATGATTGAAATGCTTATGATAAAAAAGGATGTAATTTCTGTTTCGGAATTTATACAAGAAGTATATGAATCAACCGGGTATAAGTCGATGCTTGAGGAAGATGACAGTGTTGAGGGAAGAAGCAGAATCGAAAATATAGATGAATTTATGTCTGCAGCTAAGGACTTTGAGGAAAGGTATGAGGAGAACAGTATTGAAGATTTCCTGGCTCACGTTTCTTTGCTGGCTGACGTAGATAAGACAGATGAAACAAAAGTCGACACGGTAACACTGATGACTGTGCATGCAGCAAAGGGGCTGGAATTTGATACCGTATTTGTAACAGGACTTGAGGAGGGCACTTTCCCTATTATTCATCAGGACGAATTAGACGATGATTTGGAAGAGGAGAGAAGGTTGTTCTACGTTGCGGTCACCAGAGCAAAAAGAATGCTGTATATAACCCATGCAGATGACAGAATGCGTTTTGGAAATCACGAAATGAAAATGGGTTCGAGATTTTTAAAAGAAATACCTGAAGATTGCATAGAAGAAAGTGATCCACGGACTTTTGCCGCTAGGAAGGTTGAAAGATTAGAAAATGAGGATTTTCCAGTTAATTCCAGCAAACAACAATCCCACTTTACTAAAAATAAATTTTTTAAAGGTGGATTTGATATAGGGAAAAAAGAAGATAAACCGAAATTAAAATCAGATAAAATTATGCCTGGAGACAGGGTTATGCATAAGGCATGGGGAATCGGAACTGTTGTTCAGATCAAAGATGACGGCGATAGTAAAGTGATAGTTATAGCGTTTGAAAACAAGGGATTAAAAAATTTGAATTTGGAATACGCACCGATAGAAAAAATATAA
- a CDS encoding histidine phosphatase family protein, producing the protein MTRIYLTRHGETEWNRQRRFQGSKNSELTEKGILGAELLATRVEDIELDCIVSSPLKRAYHTAEIVRGKKDIDIIKNEGFKEINLGDFEGMRWDEIEQLHGEILKRISKDPLNNRYPNGENLSEFYSRVERAFKEVINKCRNKNVLIVAHGGTIKCIESYIRKFKISKDWMGNVVHNCSLSCVDVDDNNNIKEILYNDTEHLNGNVAFG; encoded by the coding sequence ATGACAAGAATATATTTAACGAGACACGGGGAAACCGAATGGAACAGACAAAGAAGATTTCAAGGAAGTAAAAACTCCGAACTCACGGAGAAGGGGATTCTAGGTGCAGAACTCTTAGCAACAAGAGTTGAGGATATAGAGCTTGACTGCATAGTTTCAAGCCCTCTTAAAAGGGCATACCACACAGCTGAAATCGTAAGAGGAAAAAAAGATATAGACATTATAAAAAATGAAGGCTTTAAGGAAATTAACTTAGGCGATTTTGAGGGTATGCGATGGGATGAGATTGAACAGCTTCACGGTGAGATTCTTAAAAGAATTTCTAAAGATCCGTTAAACAACAGATACCCTAACGGAGAAAATCTGTCCGAATTTTACAGCCGCGTTGAAAGAGCTTTTAAAGAAGTAATAAACAAGTGCAGAAATAAAAACGTATTGATAGTAGCTCACGGTGGTACAATAAAGTGCATAGAGTCATATATCAGAAAATTTAAAATAAGCAAGGACTGGATGGGAAATGTAGTGCATAATTGCAGCCTTTCATGCGTAGATGTGGATGACAACAATAATATCAAAGAAATTCTATACAATGATACAGAGCATTTAAATGGAAATGTTGCCTTTGGCTAG
- a CDS encoding flavocytochrome c — translation MKNYYKIISILLSVIMIFSLGSCQNNQPDNNQAPEEEQKNLVNTTVQGESQGKYGPIKVEVVIENSEIKGINILENSDSGYTNTVVDSIISHMIETNSTDADTVTGATLTSGALIRAVSDAVKQANVTLTAKNVVKEVETAEDASTDIVIVGAGGAGMTAAIEATNQGSNVIVVEKNAFIGGNTNYATGGMNAAGTKYQEEKGIEDSPELFYEDTMKGGHDLNDPELLKVFTEKSAETLDWLESLGADLSEVGRSGGQSVDRLHKAPQGMPIGSHLMDVFQTQADNLGIEIRLNTKAIEILTDDNGSATGIKVENNDGNTYNINAKAVIIATGGFGANAQLVEKYNPELKGFGTTNQPGATGDALAMAEKLDVALTDIDQIQTHPTVVPVINEMITEGIRGDGAILVNHEGKRFIDELETRDVVSEAILSQEGATAFLVLDKQVYEKASTYEKYKNQGLLKEAASIEELAQMMEVDASELKNTIESYNVYVTGKSDTEFGRTSLDVELTQSPYYYVEVAPAIHHTMGGLKINTNTEVINNSGDIIPGLFAAGEVTGGIHGGNRIGGNAVSDITIFGRIAGASASTFVK, via the coding sequence ATGAAAAATTACTATAAGATTATTTCTATTTTGTTATCAGTTATAATGATATTTTCTTTGGGATCATGCCAGAATAACCAACCGGATAACAACCAGGCCCCCGAAGAAGAACAGAAAAATTTGGTTAATACAACTGTGCAAGGGGAATCGCAAGGAAAGTATGGCCCTATAAAGGTTGAAGTAGTAATCGAAAACTCCGAGATTAAGGGTATAAATATTTTGGAAAATTCAGATTCAGGATACACCAATACTGTTGTCGACAGCATAATATCACACATGATAGAGACAAATTCTACAGATGCAGACACAGTTACAGGAGCAACCTTAACAAGCGGCGCGCTAATAAGAGCAGTTAGTGATGCCGTAAAACAGGCAAATGTTACTTTAACGGCAAAAAATGTTGTTAAAGAAGTTGAAACTGCTGAGGATGCATCAACAGATATAGTAATTGTAGGTGCTGGAGGCGCCGGCATGACCGCGGCAATTGAGGCAACAAACCAAGGTTCTAATGTAATCGTAGTGGAAAAAAATGCTTTCATTGGCGGAAATACAAACTATGCAACAGGCGGTATGAACGCTGCCGGAACCAAGTATCAAGAAGAAAAAGGCATCGAAGACAGTCCGGAGCTTTTTTATGAAGATACAATGAAAGGCGGTCATGATCTTAATGACCCAGAATTGTTGAAGGTATTCACAGAAAAATCAGCTGAAACATTAGATTGGTTGGAAAGCCTTGGAGCAGATTTATCTGAAGTCGGCAGATCTGGAGGTCAAAGTGTTGACAGACTGCACAAAGCTCCTCAAGGAATGCCTATTGGCTCTCACTTAATGGACGTATTTCAAACTCAAGCAGATAATTTGGGTATTGAAATAAGATTGAACACAAAAGCAATCGAAATATTAACTGATGATAACGGTTCAGCTACAGGAATAAAAGTTGAAAACAATGACGGTAATACTTACAATATAAATGCTAAGGCGGTAATAATCGCAACAGGCGGCTTTGGTGCAAATGCTCAGTTGGTGGAAAAATACAACCCGGAACTTAAGGGATTTGGAACTACAAATCAGCCCGGAGCAACTGGCGATGCGCTGGCAATGGCAGAGAAATTAGATGTAGCTCTCACAGATATCGACCAAATACAGACACACCCCACTGTTGTGCCTGTAATTAATGAAATGATTACAGAAGGAATACGTGGTGATGGCGCAATTCTAGTAAACCACGAAGGCAAAAGGTTCATAGATGAGCTTGAAACCAGGGATGTTGTTTCAGAGGCTATATTATCTCAGGAAGGTGCAACTGCATTCCTTGTTCTTGACAAACAGGTTTATGAAAAAGCCTCTACTTATGAGAAATATAAGAATCAAGGACTTTTGAAAGAAGCCGCTTCAATTGAAGAACTGGCACAAATGATGGAAGTGGATGCTTCTGAACTTAAAAATACAATTGAATCATACAACGTATACGTGACAGGAAAATCTGATACAGAATTCGGCAGAACTTCTCTGGATGTAGAGCTTACTCAATCCCCTTACTACTATGTAGAGGTTGCGCCAGCCATACATCACACCATGGGCGGATTGAAAATAAATACAAATACTGAGGTAATTAATAATTCAGGTGATATTATACCGGGACTCTTTGCAGCCGGCGAAGTAACAGGTGGAATACACGGAGGTAACAGAATTGGCGGTAATGCAGTATCAGATATAACTATTTTTGGAAGAATAGCAGGTGCAAGTGCATCAACTTTTGTAAAATAA